In the genome of Phycisphaerales bacterium, one region contains:
- a CDS encoding extracellular solute-binding protein, which translates to MLWLMRRLARILRVGIIAAMAAAALGLVFFGPRTIGNLPPDRVVVRYWEKWTDFEGVAMRRLVGVFNDTVGAERGIYVQYESTTQIDLKSLVAIAGGDPPDLIGLWPHLIASYANKGALLPLGQRATDAGISADDIIPVYYEQCTYRGELYGLPLTPWSLALYYNLDVFAENAEALRAAHLDPNRAPRTTSELLAYCRVLAGRDERGVLTRMGFIPGHVGNIGWYWYTWPLWFGGHFTVCESGVLVGNAPEWKAALAFIREFADTFGGNDLGRFESGLSNFNSPDNPFMIGKLAMMQQGPWFANMIRHYAPTLRYAAAPVPTVDGEPRSYVGQDILIIPRGARHPEAAWTFIAWLYTSPPVQVPSGEAEPQPGYEYYTYRTGDRTEHRPMPPLRPIEWLNWIHYKGSPLRHPDPTFTATHPNPVIAVHERLARLPGAVGDPPLPDWLELREAFHAAYLDVWRGSAAPGPRLDHLQRRMDQIHETTRKSLARYGETYP; encoded by the coding sequence ATGCTCTGGCTTATGCGACGACTCGCCAGAATACTCCGTGTCGGCATCATCGCAGCCATGGCCGCGGCAGCGCTCGGCCTCGTGTTCTTCGGCCCGCGCACGATCGGCAATCTTCCGCCGGACCGCGTGGTTGTCCGCTACTGGGAGAAGTGGACCGACTTTGAGGGGGTCGCGATGCGGCGGCTCGTCGGGGTCTTCAATGACACGGTCGGTGCGGAGCGAGGCATTTACGTCCAGTATGAATCCACGACCCAGATCGACCTCAAGAGTCTGGTCGCGATTGCCGGCGGCGACCCGCCCGATCTCATCGGCCTCTGGCCTCACCTGATCGCTTCCTACGCCAACAAGGGCGCCCTCCTGCCACTCGGGCAGCGCGCCACCGACGCCGGCATCTCCGCGGACGACATCATTCCGGTATACTACGAACAGTGCACCTATCGCGGCGAGCTCTATGGCCTCCCGCTGACACCCTGGTCACTCGCCCTGTACTACAACCTGGACGTCTTCGCCGAAAACGCCGAAGCGCTCCGCGCCGCCCACCTCGATCCGAACCGTGCCCCGCGCACCACGTCCGAACTCCTCGCCTACTGTCGCGTCCTCGCTGGCCGTGATGAACGCGGTGTGCTGACCCGGATGGGTTTCATTCCCGGCCACGTCGGTAACATCGGCTGGTACTGGTACACCTGGCCACTGTGGTTCGGCGGCCATTTCACCGTTTGCGAAAGTGGCGTTCTGGTCGGCAACGCACCGGAGTGGAAAGCCGCGCTCGCCTTTATCCGTGAGTTCGCCGACACCTTCGGTGGGAACGACCTTGGCCGCTTTGAGAGTGGCCTGAGCAACTTCAACTCTCCTGACAATCCGTTCATGATCGGTAAGCTCGCGATGATGCAGCAGGGGCCGTGGTTTGCGAACATGATTCGTCACTATGCCCCGACGCTGCGCTACGCTGCCGCGCCTGTCCCCACCGTCGACGGAGAGCCGCGCAGCTACGTCGGCCAGGACATCCTCATCATCCCGCGCGGCGCGCGGCACCCGGAGGCCGCCTGGACCTTCATCGCCTGGCTCTACACCAGCCCACCCGTCCAGGTCCCCTCGGGAGAAGCCGAGCCCCAGCCCGGTTATGAGTACTACACTTACCGCACGGGCGATCGCACGGAGCACCGCCCCATGCCCCCGCTCCGCCCGATCGAATGGCTCAACTGGATTCACTACAAGGGCAGTCCGCTCAGGCACCCGGATCCGACCTTCACGGCCACGCACCCCAATCCCGTGATCGCCGTGCACGAACGCCTCGCCCGCCTGCCCGGCGCCGTGGGCGACCCCCCCCTGCCCGACTGGCTTGAATTACGCGAAGCATTCCACGCTGCGTACCTCGACGTCTGGCGCGGCAGCGCCGCCCCCGGTCCGCGCCTGGATCACCTCCAGCGTCGCATGGATCAGATCCATGAAACCACCCGCAAGAGTCTGGCCCGCTATGGCGAGACGTACCCATGA
- a CDS encoding LacI family DNA-binding transcriptional regulator yields the protein MSSVRAIAKQVGVSISTVSRALNNDPAVSPATRERVMRAVNHCGYTAAVGKRTLTGIGLCYTGPLTVSDPFDSAVLGGITRGLDEGKFDLVVLNMQRDIQANETYTDFFRRKGLRGVLLRTVADLRHICIDIANEEFPHVVISDRFEEPNVNFVDCDSRSDTTRAVDYLVSLGHKRIAFSMHNTRDRDHLDRFDGYCEALAAHAIPFDERLVFRHPYTKEGGAAAVNIAITMRPRPTAIVFADPQTSIGAIKRAYELGVRIPDDLSIVGIDDTDARYGACPTLTAVCQDAARLGYEAARWLTRNLTGAAAVGLRRTFPTFFEVNQTTAPPGSHLRTRASRQRSAT from the coding sequence ATGTCATCGGTTCGTGCGATTGCCAAGCAGGTCGGGGTATCCATCAGCACCGTCTCGCGCGCGCTGAACAACGACCCGGCGGTGAGTCCGGCCACGCGCGAACGAGTCATGCGCGCGGTCAACCACTGCGGCTACACCGCCGCGGTCGGCAAGCGCACCCTGACGGGTATCGGATTGTGCTACACCGGACCGCTCACCGTCTCAGACCCCTTCGACTCGGCCGTGCTCGGTGGCATTACACGCGGGCTCGACGAGGGGAAGTTCGACCTCGTCGTCCTCAACATGCAGCGCGACATTCAAGCCAACGAGACCTACACCGACTTCTTCCGGCGTAAGGGGCTGCGCGGTGTCCTGCTGCGGACCGTGGCGGATCTCCGGCACATCTGCATCGACATCGCAAACGAGGAATTTCCGCACGTGGTCATCAGTGACCGCTTCGAAGAGCCGAATGTGAACTTTGTCGATTGTGATTCGCGCAGCGACACGACCCGGGCGGTCGATTATCTCGTCTCTCTCGGGCACAAGCGGATCGCGTTCTCGATGCATAACACGCGGGATCGTGATCACCTCGACCGCTTTGACGGTTACTGCGAAGCCCTGGCAGCGCATGCCATCCCGTTCGACGAGCGCCTCGTATTTCGGCACCCCTACACGAAGGAAGGCGGGGCGGCGGCCGTAAACATCGCCATCACCATGCGGCCGCGACCGACGGCGATTGTTTTTGCGGATCCCCAGACGTCGATCGGCGCGATCAAGCGGGCCTACGAGCTGGGCGTGCGAATCCCCGACGACCTCTCGATTGTCGGCATTGATGACACGGACGCCAGGTACGGGGCCTGCCCCACGCTGACGGCGGTGTGTCAGGATGCCGCCCGGCTTGGATATGAGGCGGCCCGTTGGCTCACGCGCAACCTGACCGGCGCAGCGGCCGTAGGACTGCGGCGCACCTTCCCGACCTTCTTCGAGGTGAATCAGACCACCGCTCCGCCGGGCTCACATCTTCGAACCCGCGCGAGCCGACAGAGGAGCGCAACATGA